GCGGCGCCGGCGGCCATTCGCGCAATGAGGAGGAGCGAGCGCACCTCGAGAGCGGCGATAATTTCTCTCGGTGTGGATGTAGGGAGGCGGGGTAATCCATCACGCTCCAGTGCATCGAAAGATTCAAGGGCGCTACGGAGCCTATCACCCTCCCGTATGATCCCCACATTTTCCCATACTTCACCACGCACCCCGTCGAGCATGTCTTCCGCGCTTTCCCCGCCCGTTTCGGAAAATGTCTCCCGCCACCGATCCACCGTATCGGAAATAACACTTTCGGAAGGGGATGTGCCTCCGCCCGTTTTTTCCGAGAGGCGGGAGGCGGTTTGCCCGGCCCGGGTGCCGAAGATGAGGGCCTCGGGAATGGCGTTGCCGCCGATTCGGTTCGCGCCGTGGGTGCCGCCGGTGGTCTCTCCCGCCGCGAACAGACCCTCGACACCGGTTCTTCCCCAGTCGTCAATCACTATGCCGCCCATTGTGTAGTGGGAGACCGGTATGATCCGGAGTGGTTCTTCGTCGCAATTGAAGCGGCGGCGGAAATAAGGTCGCTTTTCTTGGACCCCGGGAGAGGAGGCCCAGTCTTCCTCGGTCATTTCGCGCAGGTCGAGAAGAAGTGCGCCACCCACCCCTGCTCCTCGGTCAATTTCGCTGTACAAGGCGCGGGAGGTGATGTCACGTGCGAGGGAGGCGGCGGGCCATGCGGTAATACCGTACTTTTGGTAGATGTCCTCGCCGCCCGCATTGCGGATGACCCCGAGGTTGCCGAGAACAGGGGGGAAGAGGAGCGCGGTCCGCTCGGGTTGATAGGCTCCGAGGGGGTAAAACTGAACGAACTCCATGCCGGTG
This DNA window, taken from Nitrospinaceae bacterium, encodes the following:
- a CDS encoding FAD-dependent oxidoreductase, which gives rise to MQSWAISERIHCDVLVIGSGAAGLRAAIEAARQGQNVLIACKSNGGRGTSTHIANGGFRVAHEDFSREEHFELVMKGGRFINDRRKVRILAEEAPAAYEEMERLGVTFRREGAMPSFPGGKAIIQALEKEAARLGVKTLKSTAIVELLREGDRVCGAIAYDTGVGAFKTLLAPATILATGGAGALYSFCDNPPHATGDGYYLGLAAGARLTGMEFVQFYPLGAYQPERTALLFPPVLGNLGVIRNAGGEDIYQKYGITAWPAASLARDITSRALYSEIDRGAGVGGALLLDLREMTEEDWASSPGVQEKRPYFRRRFNCDEEPLRIIPVSHYTMGGIVIDDWGRTGVEGLFAAGETTGGTHGANRIGGNAIPEALIFGTRAGQTASRLSEKTGGGTSPSESVISDTVDRWRETFSETGGESAEDMLDGVRGEVWENVGIIREGDRLRSALESFDALERDGLPRLPTSTPREIIAALEVRSLLLIARMAAGAALLREESRGAHYRSDFPEEVEDELFNTVVRLDSENLNFEKIEVLNVGGAENG